A region of [Bacteroides] pectinophilus DNA encodes the following proteins:
- a CDS encoding DUF2974 domain-containing protein, translating into MANMLDYIDWRGDITIHQSGINDVDCLIMAQISYMNFDGVVGNEPAASFGEAVVTLSEASQRLFELRDSATKGLLLSDNDTLLLKKLASSRRFGSMKLAAYRAVADEEEEKQFGAVCIFPGDATVYISYRGTDDTIVGWKEDLNMSFQTPVPSQVEALKYLNTVAGTFEGRIRIGGHSKGGNLAIYAASYADKQVQERIRGVYCFDGPGFMNHVLDESNFKNIASQIHSYVPQSSVVGMLLGHPVGYTVVESTQLGIYQHDTYSWQVLGRYFVCLDNVNESSIFMDATLKEWIYSMNSEQRREFVDAMYAIVQQTEAKTLLELSVNGLKSAKLILKSMKNMDPSTKKMIQRTISALMKIAGRNIKYNHNM; encoded by the coding sequence ATGGCTAACATGCTTGATTATATTGACTGGCGTGGGGACATAACGATTCACCAGTCAGGAATTAATGATGTTGACTGCCTTATTATGGCACAGATTTCATATATGAATTTTGATGGTGTTGTGGGGAATGAACCTGCAGCATCTTTTGGTGAGGCCGTTGTGACGCTTTCGGAAGCGTCACAGCGGTTATTTGAGCTTAGGGACAGTGCAACAAAAGGATTGCTTTTGTCAGACAATGATACGCTGCTCCTTAAAAAGCTTGCGTCAAGCAGAAGATTTGGCAGTATGAAGCTTGCAGCATACAGAGCTGTGGCTGATGAAGAGGAGGAGAAACAGTTCGGTGCCGTGTGCATATTTCCCGGAGATGCCACCGTTTATATATCATACAGGGGAACTGATGATACTATAGTCGGATGGAAAGAAGACCTTAACATGAGTTTTCAGACACCGGTTCCGTCACAGGTTGAGGCACTTAAATATCTTAATACTGTGGCAGGAACATTTGAAGGCAGGATAAGAATCGGAGGACACTCAAAGGGCGGTAATCTTGCAATATATGCGGCATCATATGCTGATAAGCAGGTTCAGGAAAGAATACGCGGCGTGTATTGCTTTGACGGACCGGGATTCATGAATCACGTTCTTGACGAGTCGAATTTCAAAAATATAGCATCACAGATTCACTCATATGTTCCGCAGTCATCTGTTGTAGGTATGCTTCTCGGACATCCGGTCGGGTACACAGTGGTCGAGAGTACACAGCTTGGAATCTATCAGCATGACACATATTCATGGCAGGTGCTCGGCAGGTATTTTGTGTGCCTTGATAATGTGAATGAAAGCAGTATTTTTATGGATGCGACACTCAAAGAGTGGATATATTCGATGAACAGTGAGCAACGCAGGGAATTTGTTGATGCTATGTATGCCATAGTACAGCAGACGGAAGCAAAGACCCTCCTTGAACTGTCTGTTAACGGACTTAAAAGTGCGAAACTGATACTTAAGTCAATGAAAAATATGGATCCGTCAACCAAGAAGATGATACAGAGGACAATATCTGCACTTATGAAGATAGCGGGGCGCAATATCAAGTACAATCATAATATGTGA
- a CDS encoding Dabb family protein yields MIRHIAMFHLTDAADSEGRDKVISDIKASVANMNGKVPGLIRAEIGVNETGGPHDIVMYCEFEDMEACRNFGNDPLHVAHREKMNNYVCDRVWADYTI; encoded by the coding sequence ATGATAAGACATATAGCAATGTTTCACCTTACTGATGCGGCGGATAGTGAAGGCAGAGATAAGGTTATAAGTGATATTAAGGCATCTGTAGCTAATATGAACGGTAAGGTTCCGGGACTTATCAGAGCTGAGATAGGTGTTAATGAGACCGGAGGACCGCATGATATCGTCATGTATTGTGAATTCGAGGACATGGAGGCCTGCAGAAACTTCGGTAATGATCCATTGCATGTTGCACACAGGGAAAAGATGAATAATTATGTGTGTGACAGAGTCTGGGCTGATTATACGATCTGA
- a CDS encoding YlmH/Sll1252 family protein translates to MDNNDQQLKKRFDELARKSYNQGIYLFTDFLSMPDAAIACDSAPAGYVTLFGGTDGCERVMARFGNAEEFGYEEDFPIDVVMIEPLIKKFSDELTHRDFLGALMNLGIERDVIGDIMIRDKTAYVFATRKIVPYIADSLDKVKHTSVKCRILSTEEITASVSVELERQELVISSERLDAVISKLYNMSRSQSIEMFRDKKVFVNGRQYENNSGVVKPGDVVAVRGFGKFVYEGIIYETKKGRICVAADRYV, encoded by the coding sequence ATGGACAATAATGACCAGCAGTTAAAAAAGAGATTCGATGAGCTTGCCAGAAAGTCATATAATCAGGGAATATATCTTTTCACGGATTTTCTGTCAATGCCGGATGCCGCAATTGCGTGCGACAGTGCACCGGCAGGATATGTTACTCTTTTCGGTGGTACAGACGGATGCGAGAGAGTTATGGCAAGATTCGGCAACGCAGAAGAATTCGGATATGAAGAGGATTTTCCTATTGACGTTGTTATGATAGAACCTCTCATTAAAAAGTTCTCCGATGAACTTACACATAGAGATTTCCTTGGCGCACTCATGAATCTTGGAATTGAACGCGATGTTATAGGAGATATAATGATAAGGGATAAGACGGCGTATGTATTTGCGACCAGAAAAATAGTCCCATATATAGCAGATAGCCTTGATAAGGTAAAGCATACAAGTGTTAAGTGCAGGATACTGAGCACGGAAGAGATAACGGCAAGCGTTTCTGTTGAGCTTGAACGGCAGGAACTTGTTATATCATCTGAACGGCTTGATGCAGTTATATCCAAGCTTTATAATATGTCACGCAGCCAGTCGATAGAGATGTTCCGTGATAAGAAAGTGTTTGTAAACGGACGGCAGTATGAGAATAACAGTGGAGTTGTGAAGCCCGGAGACGTTGTTGCAGTAAGAGGATTCGGTAAGTTTGTATATGAAGGAATTATATATGAGACAAAAAAAGGCCGGATTTGTGTTGCGGCAGACAGATATGTATAG
- a CDS encoding N-acetylmuramoyl-L-alanine amidase, with amino-acid sequence MAQYKVAIDAGHGGSDPGAVYNGRQEKDDVLRLAMAVGKILENSGVDVFYVRNDDTYETPFKKATDANNSGADLFVSLHRNSSEIPNQYSGVESLVYADGGTRSLLADNINSELSAIGFNNLGIDERPNLVVLKRTKMPAVLVETGFINSDTDNRIFDDNFNKIAQGIADGILTTIYQTNRPSKQARPVSADAGNTVSPENDSSAGRYIQPSAEASLSPEAVPSTPPRTMPDGSYTKWGCNCENINDSNAQFDKLYRVQVGAFRNKESADRMLNSLLIEGFPAFIVYDDGIYKVQVGAYGYLANAIKMEERLRRFRYNTYITT; translated from the coding sequence ATGGCTCAGTATAAAGTTGCAATTGATGCCGGCCATGGCGGCAGTGACCCCGGTGCTGTATATAACGGAAGACAGGAAAAAGATGATGTACTCCGCCTTGCAATGGCCGTCGGCAAGATACTCGAGAATAGCGGCGTTGATGTATTTTATGTAAGAAATGACGATACCTACGAAACGCCTTTTAAGAAAGCCACGGACGCTAATAATTCCGGAGCCGATCTTTTCGTATCTCTCCATCGCAATTCATCAGAGATACCTAACCAGTACTCCGGTGTTGAAAGCCTTGTATATGCAGATGGCGGTACAAGAAGTCTTCTTGCCGATAATATCAATTCCGAACTGAGTGCCATCGGTTTTAACAATCTTGGCATTGATGAACGCCCTAATCTTGTTGTTCTCAAACGCACCAAAATGCCTGCCGTTCTCGTTGAGACCGGTTTTATAAACAGCGACACCGACAACCGGATATTTGATGATAATTTTAACAAAATCGCACAGGGTATTGCTGATGGCATACTTACAACAATATACCAGACTAACAGGCCGTCAAAGCAGGCGCGGCCCGTATCTGCTGATGCCGGCAATACGGTAAGCCCAGAAAATGATTCATCAGCAGGGCGTTACATCCAGCCATCAGCAGAGGCTTCTCTGTCGCCGGAAGCAGTGCCGTCTACACCTCCACGTACAATGCCCGATGGCAGTTATACAAAATGGGGCTGTAACTGTGAGAACATTAATGACAGTAATGCACAGTTTGATAAATTATACCGTGTACAGGTAGGCGCATTCCGTAATAAAGAATCTGCCGACCGTATGCTCAACTCACTTCTCATAGAAGGATTTCCCGCCTTCATCGTGTATGATGATGGCATATACAAAGTACAGGTTGGTGCGTATGGCTACCTTGCCAACGCAATCAAGATGGAAGAACGTCTTAGACGGTTCAGATATAACACTTACATCACAACCTGA
- a CDS encoding peptidoglycan-binding protein produces the protein MDAINGNNATDSGFLQVSVVAGDTMKPLQDARVSISYSGEPETDIEQLVTDSDGQTDAVELAAPPVEYSMEPGDVQPYAEYSVTVTASGYESFNVSGISLFADTTALQGIRLVPRNVTTLAGNIVIPANTLWGNFPPKIAEAETKPVGQPGEIVLSRVVVPEYIIVHDGVPTDSTARNYYERFTDYIKNVASSEIYSTWPDATLRANILAIISFTLNRVYTEWYRNRGYDFTITSSTAFDHKWVYGRNIFENISQIVDEIFTNYLSRPNVKQPILTQYCDGRRVSCPNWLSQWGSKALGDQGYSEIQILRNYYGDDMYINTAEEISGIPASWPGSNLDIGSSGSKVRQIQEQLNLIGEFYSSIPVLIPDGIYGERTADAVRAFQKIFRLPQTGIVDYPTWYKISDMYVRLSGIAELQ, from the coding sequence ATGGATGCAATTAACGGTAATAATGCAACAGACAGCGGGTTTCTTCAGGTGAGTGTTGTGGCAGGAGATACAATGAAGCCGCTTCAGGACGCAAGGGTAAGTATATCATACAGCGGAGAACCGGAGACAGATATTGAACAGCTTGTCACGGATTCTGACGGACAGACTGATGCGGTTGAGCTTGCTGCACCACCGGTTGAGTACAGCATGGAACCGGGCGATGTCCAGCCATATGCGGAGTACAGCGTTACGGTAACCGCATCCGGTTATGAAAGCTTTAATGTTTCGGGAATTTCACTGTTTGCGGATACAACAGCACTTCAGGGAATAAGGCTTGTGCCAAGGAATGTTACAACATTGGCAGGAAATATTGTAATTCCTGCCAATACGCTGTGGGGCAACTTTCCGCCCAAGATAGCGGAGGCAGAGACCAAGCCTGTTGGGCAGCCCGGAGAAATAGTACTAAGCCGCGTGGTTGTGCCGGAATATATTATAGTCCATGATGGGGTCCCGACAGATTCAACAGCGAGGAATTATTATGAGAGATTTACCGATTATATTAAAAATGTAGCAAGCAGCGAGATATATTCGACATGGCCGGACGCGACTCTGCGTGCTAATATTCTTGCTATAATATCATTTACATTGAACAGGGTCTATACTGAGTGGTACAGAAACCGCGGATACGATTTCACAATAACTTCGTCTACTGCATTTGACCATAAATGGGTGTATGGGCGTAATATATTTGAAAATATATCACAGATTGTAGATGAGATATTCACCAATTATCTTTCGCGTCCTAATGTAAAGCAGCCGATACTTACACAGTATTGTGACGGAAGACGCGTGTCATGCCCGAACTGGTTGAGCCAGTGGGGGTCAAAAGCACTTGGAGACCAGGGCTACTCAGAAATACAGATTCTCCGTAATTATTATGGCGACGATATGTATATAAATACGGCAGAAGAGATAAGCGGAATACCGGCATCATGGCCGGGGAGTAATCTTGATATAGGTTCATCAGGAAGCAAGGTGCGGCAGATTCAGGAGCAGCTGAATCTTATAGGGGAATTCTATAGTTCGATACCTGTTCTTATTCCTGATGGGATATATGGCGAGCGCACTGCTGATGCAGTCAGGGCATTCCAGAAGATATTCAGGCTGCCACAGACAGGAATTGTTGATTATCCTACATGGTATAAGATATCAGATATGTATGTACGCCTGAGTGGAATTGCCGAGCTGCAATAG
- a CDS encoding C39 family peptidase, with product MKKKAAVFMAILPVLLFIIIYVYFAYNPSKGLRGASGASAAEETAGSDTSVTITEATLPAGLDADIYSSGMHEDATDEAGRPLIKSMQLYMLIPVRHIAQNPELPTGCEITSLTMVLNYLGYNVSKTYMADNYLDRLETFDGSFYDYYIGNPYESASWGCFAPAITRSASRFLADNNSPLKAHNISGAPLQTLFDEISDGNPVIVWSTSKWGTPTTYSSIRLNDNTVFNWPSNEHCVVLTGFNLEKNTVFIADPLSDIVERDLTEFAATYSAYYRQAVVIK from the coding sequence ATGAAGAAAAAAGCTGCTGTTTTTATGGCAATACTTCCTGTATTGCTATTCATAATCATATATGTGTATTTTGCCTATAATCCATCAAAAGGTCTGCGTGGGGCATCCGGGGCATCTGCCGCGGAGGAGACAGCAGGCAGTGATACATCCGTAACAATAACCGAAGCCACACTTCCTGCCGGACTTGATGCGGATATATACTCTTCAGGCATGCATGAGGATGCTACTGATGAGGCAGGCAGGCCTCTGATTAAGTCTATGCAGCTTTATATGCTGATTCCCGTAAGGCATATTGCCCAGAATCCCGAACTTCCTACAGGCTGTGAGATTACTTCACTCACAATGGTTCTCAACTATCTTGGGTATAATGTCAGTAAAACATATATGGCTGACAACTACCTTGACCGTCTTGAGACGTTTGACGGAAGTTTCTATGATTATTATATCGGCAATCCATATGAAAGTGCAAGCTGGGGTTGTTTTGCGCCTGCCATAACAAGAAGTGCTTCCCGCTTTCTTGCCGACAATAATTCGCCACTCAAGGCGCACAACATAAGCGGTGCGCCATTACAGACACTGTTTGATGAGATATCTGACGGCAATCCTGTAATTGTATGGAGCACAAGCAAATGGGGAACGCCTACAACCTACTCTTCCATCCGGCTTAATGATAATACAGTATTCAACTGGCCCAGCAATGAACACTGCGTTGTTCTCACGGGATTCAATCTTGAGAAGAACACCGTGTTCATTGCTGACCCTTTAAGTGATATCGTCGAACGTGACCTTACGGAATTTGCCGCAACATACAGTGCCTACTACCGCCAGGCTGTGGTAATAAAATAG
- a CDS encoding LysR family transcriptional regulator, with product MERTNINLEYYKIFYYVGKLGSISLAARELCISQPAVSQAIRHMESQLSVKLFARMPKGVKLTSEGAVLYSYVSQGYEYIRLGEDKLFQMLNLESGEITVGASDMTLKYFLLPYLEKFHNLYPDIKVSVTNAPTPETLQFLKNGSIDFGIISTPVDDDKDVDITPVMEIQDVFVAGSRFAELKGRQMSCSELEDYPVICLEGNTSTRRFVDGYLAGHNVCLHPEFELATSDMIVQFSMRNMGIGCVVRNFACNEIDSGQLFEINIKEQIPVRNICIAANNKVPLSNAAGRLLKICTEDM from the coding sequence ATGGAACGGACTAATATAAATCTGGAATATTATAAGATATTTTACTATGTTGGGAAGCTTGGAAGCATATCGCTTGCTGCCAGGGAACTCTGCATCTCGCAGCCTGCGGTAAGCCAGGCAATCAGGCATATGGAATCCCAGCTTTCTGTAAAGCTGTTTGCAAGAATGCCAAAAGGTGTGAAGCTTACAAGCGAAGGGGCGGTACTGTATTCGTATGTGAGCCAGGGATATGAATATATAAGGCTTGGAGAGGACAAGCTATTTCAGATGCTCAATCTCGAGTCGGGTGAGATAACGGTGGGAGCAAGTGACATGACGCTAAAGTATTTTCTCCTTCCGTATCTTGAGAAGTTCCATAATCTTTATCCTGATATAAAGGTGTCAGTTACTAATGCACCTACGCCGGAGACGCTGCAGTTCCTGAAAAACGGAAGTATTGATTTTGGAATTATCAGTACGCCCGTAGATGATGATAAAGATGTAGATATCACGCCGGTTATGGAGATTCAGGACGTGTTTGTTGCAGGAAGCCGTTTTGCTGAATTAAAGGGAAGACAGATGTCATGCAGCGAACTCGAAGATTATCCTGTAATCTGCCTTGAGGGCAATACAAGTACAAGAAGATTTGTGGACGGATATCTTGCGGGGCATAATGTGTGCCTTCACCCGGAGTTTGAACTGGCAACGAGTGATATGATAGTACAGTTCAGTATGAGAAATATGGGAATAGGATGCGTTGTAAGAAACTTCGCATGTAATGAGATTGACAGCGGGCAGCTTTTTGAAATTAATATAAAAGAGCAGATACCCGTTAGAAATATATGTATTGCAGCCAATAATAAAGTGCCGTTGTCTAATGCGGCAGGGAGACTTTTAAAAATATGCACTGAAGACATGTGA
- a CDS encoding SEC-C metal-binding domain-containing protein, giving the protein MTLLETWRKMAYETEMNQQQANQFWGTYFNLEKGIYEQILANPDEIVKGTVADLAKKYDVELMIMVGFLDGINDSLKTPNPIETMAEDTEVSLEYDKEKLYYNMVGAKAEWLYELPQWDALLTEDVRKDLYKKQKLSGTVVKDKKVGRNDPCPCGSGLKYKKCCGKNA; this is encoded by the coding sequence ATGACATTACTTGAGACATGGCGTAAGATGGCCTATGAGACAGAGATGAATCAGCAGCAGGCAAATCAGTTCTGGGGCACATATTTTAATCTTGAGAAGGGAATCTACGAGCAGATTCTTGCTAATCCTGACGAGATTGTTAAGGGAACTGTAGCCGACCTTGCTAAGAAGTATGATGTTGAACTTATGATTATGGTTGGTTTCCTTGATGGAATCAATGACAGTCTTAAGACTCCTAACCCAATCGAGACAATGGCTGAGGATACAGAAGTAAGTCTTGAGTATGACAAAGAAAAACTCTATTATAATATGGTTGGTGCTAAAGCTGAGTGGCTGTATGAGCTCCCACAGTGGGATGCACTTCTTACAGAAGATGTAAGAAAGGATCTTTATAAGAAGCAGAAGCTTTCGGGTACAGTCGTAAAGGATAAGAAGGTTGGACGTAATGATCCATGTCCATGTGGTTCAGGACTTAAGTACAAGAAGTGCTGTGGTAAGAATGCATAA
- a CDS encoding methyltransferase domain-containing protein — MEAYTGFSYVYDRFMQDMPYEEWAVYIKGKLEENGIYSQNSTVAELGCGTGAFTNELARMGYNMIGIDNSEDMLAVASSADGQDYNSEEGNNRIIYTLQNMTEFELPYEADAVVSVCDSMNYLSQDGALDECLRASYQALRSRGVILFDMKKEEFYREELADNTFADSMEDCAYIWNNYYDADSMINEYELSVFIEKDDGSYNRCNEYHVQRAYATGQVEAALKKAGFVNVQILEHSIDGENLERIYYMAVKP; from the coding sequence ATGGAAGCATATACAGGTTTTTCATACGTTTATGACAGATTTATGCAGGATATGCCATATGAAGAGTGGGCTGTATACATTAAGGGAAAACTTGAAGAAAATGGCATATATTCTCAGAATTCAACGGTGGCAGAGCTTGGCTGCGGCACGGGAGCATTTACCAATGAGCTTGCGCGCATGGGCTATAATATGATTGGGATAGATAATTCGGAAGATATGCTGGCGGTTGCGTCATCAGCAGACGGGCAGGATTATAATTCGGAAGAAGGCAATAACAGGATTATATACACACTTCAGAATATGACTGAATTTGAACTCCCATATGAAGCTGATGCGGTTGTGAGCGTGTGTGATTCAATGAATTATCTGTCACAGGACGGAGCACTTGATGAATGTCTCAGAGCTTCATATCAGGCATTGAGAAGCAGGGGTGTTATTCTGTTTGATATGAAAAAAGAAGAATTCTACCGGGAAGAGCTTGCTGACAATACATTTGCGGACAGCATGGAAGACTGCGCATATATATGGAATAATTATTATGATGCAGACAGTATGATTAATGAATATGAGCTGAGCGTATTTATCGAGAAAGATGACGGCAGCTATAACAGGTGTAACGAATACCATGTACAGAGGGCATATGCCACAGGACAGGTTGAAGCTGCACTTAAGAAAGCCGGATTTGTGAATGTACAGATATTGGAACATTCAATTGACGGAGAGAACCTTGAAAGAATTTATTACATGGCTGTAAAGCCTTAG
- the hslO gene encoding Hsp33 family molecular chaperone HslO, translating to MNTISKNSDYIVRATAANHQIRAFAISSTNTIEEARQRHNTSPIATVALGRLMSAGAMMGTMMKGDDDIITIQIKGDGPIGGLTVTADAKANVKGYVNHPEVMLPLNSAGQLDVEKALGIGVLSVIKDIGLKEPYVGDTILVTSDVTQDITYYFATSEQVPTSVGLSVIMSKDNTVKSAGGFIIQLLPDASEEIISALEKKIKEVKNVTTMLEHGYTPEQMLEELLGEFGLDILDKIPTQFYCNCSKERMSRALISIGRKELSSLIEEGRTIEVNCHFCGSHYNFDVEELKDLLHKAVR from the coding sequence ATGAATACTATAAGTAAAAACAGTGACTATATCGTAAGAGCAACAGCAGCAAATCATCAGATAAGAGCATTTGCTATTTCATCAACCAATACAATAGAAGAGGCAAGGCAGAGACATAATACAAGCCCGATTGCAACAGTAGCACTCGGACGCCTTATGTCAGCCGGGGCAATGATGGGTACTATGATGAAGGGCGATGATGATATTATAACTATCCAGATAAAAGGGGACGGCCCTATTGGCGGACTTACTGTGACAGCGGATGCAAAGGCTAATGTAAAGGGATATGTCAATCACCCTGAAGTCATGCTTCCTCTTAACAGCGCCGGACAGCTTGATGTTGAGAAAGCACTTGGAATTGGAGTGCTCAGTGTGATAAAGGACATCGGACTTAAAGAGCCGTATGTAGGTGATACGATTCTTGTCACAAGTGATGTAACACAGGACATTACATACTATTTTGCAACAAGTGAGCAGGTTCCTACATCGGTGGGACTCAGTGTCATTATGTCTAAGGACAATACTGTAAAAAGTGCCGGCGGGTTCATTATACAGCTTCTTCCTGATGCAAGTGAAGAGATAATATCCGCACTTGAGAAGAAGATTAAAGAAGTTAAAAATGTTACGACAATGCTTGAACATGGATACACTCCTGAGCAGATGCTTGAGGAACTCCTTGGGGAATTCGGACTTGATATACTGGATAAGATACCTACACAGTTCTACTGCAACTGCTCAAAAGAGAGAATGTCCAGGGCACTTATAAGCATAGGCAGGAAGGAACTCAGTTCATTGATTGAAGAGGGCAGGACTATAGAGGTAAACTGCCATTTCTGCGGCTCACACTATAATTTTGATGTGGAAGAACTCAAAGACCTGCTGCACAAAGCAGTGAGATAA
- a CDS encoding putative ABC transporter permease, with protein MAAVCETKGHIFQLFWIFIIGCVLGDIIETIYCFVVTGGTVMNRSSVLYGPFSIVWGAGAVLITVFAIILNRIRFDTRSVRGRIIIFITGGIIGGIHEYVASCVTELLTGAVHWNYSDMAYNISGRTNLLFCFFWGIAALIWVRCLYPYISGFIAAFPWKIAKTATLIAAVFMIIDIYISTCSLIRFTERSKNIPAISRYERFLDEAYPDSLITYIYPDIQIVD; from the coding sequence TTGGCTGCTGTATGTGAAACAAAAGGGCATATTTTCCAGCTTTTCTGGATATTTATAATAGGCTGCGTCCTTGGTGACATTATAGAAACTATTTATTGTTTTGTAGTTACAGGCGGAACCGTAATGAACCGCAGCAGTGTTCTGTATGGACCATTCAGCATCGTCTGGGGTGCCGGAGCCGTACTCATAACGGTATTTGCCATAATCCTTAACCGCATCCGTTTTGACACCCGTTCTGTCCGTGGCAGGATTATCATATTCATTACAGGTGGGATTATCGGTGGTATCCACGAATATGTTGCAAGCTGTGTAACCGAACTTCTTACCGGTGCAGTTCACTGGAACTACTCCGATATGGCTTATAACATCAGTGGACGCACTAATCTTCTGTTCTGCTTCTTCTGGGGTATAGCAGCACTGATATGGGTAAGATGCCTCTATCCGTATATTTCCGGGTTTATTGCGGCATTCCCATGGAAAATAGCAAAGACTGCCACACTTATTGCAGCAGTCTTTATGATTATTGATATATATATATCCACATGCTCTCTGATACGCTTTACCGAACGTTCAAAAAATATTCCGGCAATAAGCCGATATGAGCGTTTTCTTGATGAAGCGTATCCTGATTCTCTCATAACCTATATATACCCTGATATACAGATTGTTGATTAG
- a CDS encoding arsenic efflux protein yields the protein MLDIVFDIILDALVDTAKLVPFLFVTYLLMEWLEHRTSKKTKAVIKNSGRFGPLLGGLLGAIPQCGFSAAASNLYAGRIITMGTLVAIYLSTSDEMLPIMISEKVPVSVILSILGLKIVIGMAAGFVIDAAASLVAGRSRQIDKIEAGISHVCEHDHCHCEKSIVKSALKHTLVITVFVLIVSLALNAVLAAVGEETLASFILDRPFMGPVVTSLVGLIPNCAASVVITQLYLQGVLSFGSMMAGLLTGSGVGILVLCRVNDQWRDNAKIIALVYGIGVLCGIAINLIG from the coding sequence ATGTTAGATATAGTATTTGATATAATTCTGGATGCCCTTGTTGATACAGCCAAACTTGTGCCGTTTCTTTTTGTAACGTACCTGCTTATGGAATGGCTTGAACACCGTACAAGTAAAAAGACAAAGGCGGTAATTAAAAATTCAGGCAGATTCGGTCCGTTATTGGGCGGGCTGCTCGGTGCAATTCCACAGTGCGGATTCTCGGCAGCGGCATCTAATCTGTATGCCGGCAGGATTATAACAATGGGAACACTTGTCGCAATATATCTTTCAACATCTGACGAGATGCTTCCTATAATGATATCTGAAAAAGTTCCGGTGAGCGTGATTCTTTCAATACTCGGACTTAAGATTGTGATAGGAATGGCGGCCGGCTTTGTAATTGATGCTGCTGCTTCGCTTGTGGCAGGGCGCAGCAGGCAGATTGACAAGATAGAGGCTGGAATCAGTCATGTATGTGAACATGATCATTGCCACTGTGAGAAAAGTATAGTAAAGTCAGCGCTTAAGCACACGCTCGTCATAACAGTGTTTGTGCTTATCGTATCACTTGCGCTTAATGCAGTGCTTGCAGCAGTGGGCGAGGAGACACTTGCATCATTTATACTTGACAGACCGTTTATGGGACCTGTTGTAACATCATTGGTGGGACTTATACCTAACTGCGCAGCTTCTGTCGTTATTACACAGCTTTATCTGCAGGGAGTACTGAGTTTTGGCTCTATGATGGCAGGACTTCTTACAGGATCAGGAGTAGGCATACTTGTTCTTTGCAGGGTCAATGACCAATGGCGCGATAATGCAAAGATTATAGCACTTGTGTATGGAATCGGTGTATTGTGTGGAATCGCAATTAATCTGATTGGTTGA